The Arachis hypogaea cultivar Tifrunner chromosome 19, arahy.Tifrunner.gnm2.J5K5, whole genome shotgun sequence genome has a window encoding:
- the LOC112776778 gene encoding LIM domain-containing protein WLIM1-like encodes MATFGGTQQKCMACDKTVYLVDKLTADGRIFHKACFRCHHCRSTLKLSNYCSFEGVLYCRPHYDQLFKRTGSLDKSFEGIPKVQKERQPSEIERSPKHISNVFVGTTDKCVCCKKTVYPTERVTINGTPYHRGCFKCTYGGCTISSSNFVTHEGKLYCKHHHIQLFKEKGNYSQLENDVNTIAI; translated from the exons ATGGCCACTTTCGGAGGAACCCAGCAAAAGTGCATGGCATGTGACAAGACGGTCTACCTTGTTGATAAGCTTACCGCCGATGGCCGTATCTTTCATAAGGCCTGCTTCCGTTGCCACCATTGCCGGAGCACCCTTAAG CTGAGCAACTACTGTTCTTTTGAGGGGGTGCTGTACTGCAGACCACACTATGATCAACTCTTCAAGAGAACTGGTAGCTTAGACAAAAGCTTCGAAG GAATTCCCAAAGTCCAGAAAGAAAGACAGCCCTCTGAAATTGAG AGAAGTCCTAAACATATCTCAAACGTGTTCGTGGGCACCACAGACAAATGTGTTTGTTGCAAAAAGACAGTGTATCCCACTGAGAGG GTTACAATTAATGGGACTCCTTACCATAGGGGCTGCTTCAAATGTACATATGGAGGTTGCACTATAAGCTCATCAAACTTTGTTACACATGAGGGGAAGCTCTATTGCAAACACCATCACATTCAACTCTTCAAAGAGAAAGGGAATTACAGCCAGCTCGAGAATGACGTCAACACCATTGCTATTTAA
- the LOC112776237 gene encoding uncharacterized protein isoform X1, with protein MSRRDSDSKRHHSKFDSESSKGAGKSEMMCDAIFSPKRYRRDGRQEREREREREKDRVATNGGDHTDRDQRPNLPNRSKEVNKDVADKKSNDHNEPSKHSSDPTQPPRSHSYYQHDERGNAGQVGRNADRREAGGKISSQNREYNEKVETGHSREPRDEKSHTKLDDSFQRRGGFSERKDEQPTTTRRRPAFREKKIPVDSGEVNPATRMVVKAIHTDQSSERNERKEEKSSNPNHMDRPEKQNADDRLPNRTEARRDGFSSRVRYGANGGNGNYRGRDRFHGRQGYQPAKTRAEKWKHDLYQEVNKDPTPKNDDDQIAKLEALLAS; from the exons ATGTCTCGTCGAGACTCTGATTCGAAGCGCCACCATTCTAAGTTCGATTCAGAATCCAG CAAAGGCGCTGGTAAAAGTGAGATGATGTGTGATGCTATTTTTAGTCCCAAGAGATATAGAAGGGATGGAAgacaagaaagagaaagagagagggagagagagaaggacAGAGTAGCAACAAATGGAGGAGACCATACGGATCGGGACCAAAGACCCAATTTGCCAAATCGTTCTAAGGAAGTTAACAAAGATGTTGCTGACAAGAAATCAAATGATCATAATGAACCATCCAAGCATTCATCTGATCCTACTCAACCTCCAAGATCCCACTCTTATTATCAG CATGATGAACGTGGTAATGCTGGGCAGGTTGGTCGAAATGCTGATCGTAGGGAAGCTGGTG GAAAAATCTCTTCTCAAAACAGAGAGTATAATGAAAAGGTGGAGACAGGTCATAGTAGAGAGCCAAGAGATGAGAAATCACATACTAAATTGGATGACAGTTTCCAGCGACGGGGTGGTTTTTCTGAGAGGAAAGATGAGCAACCTACTACTACGAGGAGAAGGCCAGCATTTAGGGAGAAGAAGATTCCAGTGGATTCAGGAGAAGTTAATCCAGCAACAAGGATGGTGGTAAAGGCTATCCATACTGACCAGTCTTCAGAAAGGAatgaaaggaaggaagaaaaaagCAGCAACCCTAACCATATGGATAGACCTGAGAAGCAAAATGCAGATGACAGATTACCAAACAGGACTGAAGCTAGGAGGGATGGCTTTTCATCAAGAGTTAGGTATGGGGCCAATGGAGGCAATGGTAATTACAGGGGAAGAGATAGATTCCATGGAAGACAGGGTTATCAACCAGCCAAGACCCGAGCAGAGAAGTGGAAACACGATTTGTATCAAGAGGTTAATAAGGACCCTACGCCAAAGAACGATGATGACCAGATTGCAAAGCTGGAAGCACTCTTGGCTTCATGA
- the LOC112776239 gene encoding ADP-ribosylation factor-like protein 8b, producing the protein MGLWFWDAFVNWLRSFFFKQEMELSLIGLQNAGKTSLVNVIATGGFSQDMIPTVGFNMKKVTKGNVTIKLWDLGGQPRFRSMWERYCRAVSAIVYVVDAADHDNIPISRNELHDLLSKHSLNGIPLLVLGNKIDKPGALSEQELMEQMELKSINEREVSCYMISCKNSTNIDTVVDWLIKHSKSKN; encoded by the exons ATGGGGCTTTGGTTCTGGGATGCTTTTGTCAACTGGTTACGCAG TTTCTTTTTCAAGCAAGAGATGGAGCTATCTCTGATTGGCCTTCAGAATGCTGGCAAAACTTCCCTTGTAAATGTTATTGCG ACTGGTGGATTTAGCCAAGACATGATCCCGACG GTAGGATTTAACATGAAAAAGGTAACCAAAGGGAATGTGACAATCAAATTATGGGACCTTGGAGGCCAACCAAGGTTTCGCAGTATGTGGGAGAGATACTGCCGTGCTGTTTCAGCTATTGT TTATGTTGTTGATGCAGCTGATCATGACAACATACCTATCTCTAGAAATGAGCTTCATGACTTGTTGAGCAAGCATTCTTTAAATGGCATTCCCCTGTTGGTTCTTGGTAACAAGATCGACAAACCAGGGGCTTTGTCTGAGCAAGAGCTGATGGAGCAAAT GGAACTAAAATCCATCAATGAAAGAGAAGTTTCTTGCTACATGATCTCATGTAAAAACTCCACAAACATTGACACAGTTGTTGATTGGCTTATTAAACAttcaaaatcaaagaattga
- the LOC112776236 gene encoding probable beta-D-xylosidase 5, producing the protein MKNKLVLLSLSFCLCVVVVPIRSQKHACDKGFSQRSKFPFCNTSLTYEIRAKDLVSRLTLEEKAEQLVNPSSGVSRLGVPAYEWWSEALHGVSNLGPGTRFDKRVPGATSFPAVILSAASFNATLWYNMGQVVSTEARAMYNVDLAGLTFWSPNVNVFRDPRWGRGQETPGEDPLVVSRYAVKYVKGLQEVPDEASSKADRLKVSSCCKHYTAYDLDNWKGIDRFHFDAKVTKQDLEDTYQPPFKSCVVEGHVSSVMCSYNRVNGVPTCADPNLLKGVVRGQWGLDGYIVSDCDSIEVYYDAIHYTATPEDAVALALKAGLNMNCGDFLKKYTPNAVKLEKVDVSVVDQALVYNYIVLMRLGFFDDPKSLPFANLGPSDVCTQENQQLALDAAKQGIVLLENSGSLPLSKTKIKKLAVIGPNANATTVMISNYAGIPCRYTSPLQGLEKYISSVSYAPGCSNVKCSTQSLFGAATKAASGADAVVVVVGLDQSIEAEGLDRENLTLPGFQEKLVKDVAQATKGTLILVIMAAGPVDISFTKSVSNVGGILWVGYPGQAGGDAIAQVIFGDYNPGGRSPYTWYPESYVDQVPMTDMNMRANRSRNYPGRTYRFYNGSTLYEFGHGLSYSTFTTYVASAPNTIVIKNSSSIHSKLEFLTDVQAIDVSTISCLDLTFLLVIGVKNNGPFDGSHVVLVFWKPAMTEPVPGAPIMQLIGFERVQVKVGMTEFVTVKIDLCEELSVVDDDGKRNLITGQNTIVVGSSSDNQVTHNIDFKLSEIVDGEHFMSQ; encoded by the exons ATGAAGAATAAACTAGTATTGTTGTCATTATCTTTTTGCCTTTGTGTTGTGGTAGTTCCAATTAGGAGCCAAAAGCATGCATGTGACAAAGGCTTTTCTCAAAGAAGCAAATTCCCATTTTGTAACACTTCATTAACATATGAGATTAGAGCCAAAGACTTGGTTTCACGGCTAACACTTGAAGAAAAGGCAGAGCAATTAGTGAACCCTTCAAGCGGTGTGTCAAGGCTAGGTGTCCCTGCATATGAATGGTGGTCAGAGGCACTTCATGGTGTATCAAACTTGGGTCCAGGGACACGCTTTGACAAAAGGGTCCCTGGTGCCACAAGCTTCCCAGCAGTGATTCTATCAGCTGCAAGCTTCAATGCAACACTTTGGTACAACATGGGACAAGTTGTGTCTACTGAGGCCAGAGCCATGTACAATGTGGACTTGGCTGGTCTCACTTTCTGGAGTCCTAATGTCAATGTATTTCGCGATCCAAGGTGGGGTCGCGGCCAAGAAACTCCCGGAGAGGACCCTCTTGTTGTGTCTAGATATGCTGTCAAGTATGTCAAGGGATTACAAGAAGTGCCTGATGAAGCTAGTTCCAAAGCTGATCGCCTTAAGGTCTCAAGTTGTTGTAAGCATTACACTGCTTATGATCTTGATAACTGGAAAGGCATTGATCGCTTCCATTTTGATGCTAAG GTGACAAAGCAAGACTTGGAGGACACGTATCAGCCTCCATTTAAGAGCTGTGTGGTGGAAGGTCATGTTAGTAGTGTCATGTGTTCTTACAATAGGGTCAATGGAGTTCCCACTTGTGCTGATCCAAACCTGCTCAAAGGGGTAGTAAGAGGCCAATGGGGTTTAGACGG ATATATtgtttcagattgtgattcaatTGAAGTATATTATGATGCAATTCACTACACTGCAACACCTGAAGATGCTGTGGCTCTTGCACTGAAAGCAG GTTTAAATATGAATTGTGGGGACTTTCTAAAAAAATACACGCCAAATGCAGTGAAGTTGGAGAAGGTAGATGTATCTGTTGTAGACCAAGCACTGGTGTACAATTACATAGTTCTAATGAGATTAGGCTTCTTTGATGACCCCAAATCACTTCCATTTGCAAATCTTGGACCATCTGATGTATGCACTCAAGAGAATCAGCAATTAGCCTTAGATGCTGCAAAGCAAGGAATAGTTTTGCTTGAAAATAGTGGATCTCTTCCCTTATCAAAAACCAAGATAAAGAAACTGGCTGTGATTGGTCCAAATGCCAATGCAACCACAGTTATGATTAGCAACTATGCTGGAATACCTTGCCGCTACACTAGTCCATTGCAAGGACTAGAGAAGTACATTTCTTCTGTGAGTTATGCACCTGGCTGCAGCAATGTTAAGTGCAGCACTCAGAGCCTTTTCGGAGCAGCAACTAAGGCAGCATCAGGTGCTGATGCAGTTGTGGTGGTTGTGGGATTAGACCAGTCCATTGAAGCAGAAGGCCTTGACAGAGAGAACTTGACACTACCTGGATTTCAAGAGAAGCTTGTTAAGGATGTTGCTCAAGCTACAAAAGGAACATTGATTTTGGTGATCATGGCAGCTGGCCCAGTTGATATTTCTTTCACTAAGAGTGTCAGCAACGTAGGAGGAATATTATGGGTTGGATATCCTGGTCAAGCTGGTGGAGATGCCATAGCTCAAGTAATATTTGGAGACTACAACCCAG gtGGTAGGTCCCCTTATACATGGTACCCAGAATCTTATGTTGATCAAGTACCAATGACTGACATGAACATGAGAGCCAATAGAAGCAGGAACTACCCTGGAAGAACCTACAGGTTCTACAATGGAAGCACTCTCTATGAATTCGGACATGGATTAAGTTACTCCACATTCACCACCTATGTAGCATCAGCTCCCAACACCATAGTGATCAAGAACtcatcatccattcattcaaaactTGAGTTCCTCACCGATGTTCAAGCAATTGATGTTTCCACCATAAGTTGCCTTGACTTAACATTCTTGCTTGTGATTGGTGTGAAGAACAATGGACCCTTTGATGGATCTCATGTGGTGCTAGTGTTTTGGAAGCCAGCAATGACCGAGCCTGTGCCTGGTGCTCCAATTATGCAGCTGATAGGATTTGAAAGGGTGCAAGTTAAGGTTGGGATGACAGAATTTGTAACGGTGAAAATAGATTTATGTGAAGAATTATCAGTAGTGGATGATGATGGTAAGAGAAATCTGATCACTGGACAGAACACTATTGTGGTTGGTTCTTCCAGTGATAACCAAGTCACACATAACATTGATTTTAAGCTTTCAGAGATTGTGGATGGAGAACACTTCATGTCTCAGTGA
- the LOC112776237 gene encoding uncharacterized protein isoform X2, with protein MSRRDSDSKRHHSKFDSESSKGAGKSEMMCDAIFSPKRYRRDGRQEREREREREKDRVATNGGDHTDRDQRPNLPNRSKEVNKDVADKKSNDHNEPSKHSSDPTQPPRSHSYYQVGRNADRREAGGKISSQNREYNEKVETGHSREPRDEKSHTKLDDSFQRRGGFSERKDEQPTTTRRRPAFREKKIPVDSGEVNPATRMVVKAIHTDQSSERNERKEEKSSNPNHMDRPEKQNADDRLPNRTEARRDGFSSRVRYGANGGNGNYRGRDRFHGRQGYQPAKTRAEKWKHDLYQEVNKDPTPKNDDDQIAKLEALLAS; from the exons ATGTCTCGTCGAGACTCTGATTCGAAGCGCCACCATTCTAAGTTCGATTCAGAATCCAG CAAAGGCGCTGGTAAAAGTGAGATGATGTGTGATGCTATTTTTAGTCCCAAGAGATATAGAAGGGATGGAAgacaagaaagagaaagagagagggagagagagaaggacAGAGTAGCAACAAATGGAGGAGACCATACGGATCGGGACCAAAGACCCAATTTGCCAAATCGTTCTAAGGAAGTTAACAAAGATGTTGCTGACAAGAAATCAAATGATCATAATGAACCATCCAAGCATTCATCTGATCCTACTCAACCTCCAAGATCCCACTCTTATTATCAG GTTGGTCGAAATGCTGATCGTAGGGAAGCTGGTG GAAAAATCTCTTCTCAAAACAGAGAGTATAATGAAAAGGTGGAGACAGGTCATAGTAGAGAGCCAAGAGATGAGAAATCACATACTAAATTGGATGACAGTTTCCAGCGACGGGGTGGTTTTTCTGAGAGGAAAGATGAGCAACCTACTACTACGAGGAGAAGGCCAGCATTTAGGGAGAAGAAGATTCCAGTGGATTCAGGAGAAGTTAATCCAGCAACAAGGATGGTGGTAAAGGCTATCCATACTGACCAGTCTTCAGAAAGGAatgaaaggaaggaagaaaaaagCAGCAACCCTAACCATATGGATAGACCTGAGAAGCAAAATGCAGATGACAGATTACCAAACAGGACTGAAGCTAGGAGGGATGGCTTTTCATCAAGAGTTAGGTATGGGGCCAATGGAGGCAATGGTAATTACAGGGGAAGAGATAGATTCCATGGAAGACAGGGTTATCAACCAGCCAAGACCCGAGCAGAGAAGTGGAAACACGATTTGTATCAAGAGGTTAATAAGGACCCTACGCCAAAGAACGATGATGACCAGATTGCAAAGCTGGAAGCACTCTTGGCTTCATGA
- the LOC112776238 gene encoding octanoyltransferase LIP2, mitochondrial, protein MRVLRSLEVLKLGVVNYLDALKLQEKLVLDRKSHRICDTLLSLQHPPTYTVGKRRTVHNLLIPQSELEQIGAELHYTQRGGDITFHGPHQAILYPIISLRDMGIGARSYVEKMELTMIEMAAQYGVKACPGLAGETGVWVGERKIGAIGVRISNGITSHGLAFNIDPDLSYFRHIVPCGIADKEVTSLRRETDSVLPPEEIIQEQLVSCFARIFGYDNLIWKEDASVVTDGTE, encoded by the coding sequence ATGAGGGTTTTAAGAAGCCTTGAGGTCTTGAAACTGGGAGTTGTCAACTACTTGGATGCCTTGAAACTGCAAGAAAAGCTGGTCTTGGATAGAAAATCTCATAGGATATGTGATACTCTTCTGTCTTTGCAACATCCACCTACATACACTGTTGGCAAGAGACGAACTGTTCATAATTTATTAATCCCACAGTCGGAATTGGAACAAATTGGAGCTGAACTTCACTACACACAACGGGGAGGAGACATTACATTTCATGGTCCACACCAAGCCATTTTATATCCTATCATATCACTTCGCGACATGGGAATCGGTGCTCGAAGTTATGTGGAAAAAATGGAGCTAACTATGATTGAAATGGCAGCTCAATATGGTGTGAAGGCTTGTCCTGGACTAGCTGGTGAGACAGGTGTGTGGGTTGGAGAAAGGAAGATAGGTGCCATTGGTGTTCGGATATCAAATGGAATCACTTCTCATGGTTTGGCATTCAACATTGACCCTGATTTAAGCTACTTTAGGCACATTGTTCCCTGTGGAATTGCTGATAAAGAAGTTACATCACTGAGAAGGGAGACAGATTCTGTTCTTCCACCTGAAGAAATAATACAGGAGCAGTTAGTTTCTTGTTTTGCAAGAATATTTGGTTATGATAACCTTATCTGGAAAGAGGATGCTTCAGTAGTTACTGATGGAACTGAATGA
- the LOC112776237 gene encoding uncharacterized protein isoform X3, which yields MSRRDSDSKRHHSKFDSESSPKRYRRDGRQEREREREREKDRVATNGGDHTDRDQRPNLPNRSKEVNKDVADKKSNDHNEPSKHSSDPTQPPRSHSYYQHDERGNAGQVGRNADRREAGGKISSQNREYNEKVETGHSREPRDEKSHTKLDDSFQRRGGFSERKDEQPTTTRRRPAFREKKIPVDSGEVNPATRMVVKAIHTDQSSERNERKEEKSSNPNHMDRPEKQNADDRLPNRTEARRDGFSSRVRYGANGGNGNYRGRDRFHGRQGYQPAKTRAEKWKHDLYQEVNKDPTPKNDDDQIAKLEALLAS from the exons ATGTCTCGTCGAGACTCTGATTCGAAGCGCCACCATTCTAAGTTCGATTCAGAATCCAG TCCCAAGAGATATAGAAGGGATGGAAgacaagaaagagaaagagagagggagagagagaaggacAGAGTAGCAACAAATGGAGGAGACCATACGGATCGGGACCAAAGACCCAATTTGCCAAATCGTTCTAAGGAAGTTAACAAAGATGTTGCTGACAAGAAATCAAATGATCATAATGAACCATCCAAGCATTCATCTGATCCTACTCAACCTCCAAGATCCCACTCTTATTATCAG CATGATGAACGTGGTAATGCTGGGCAGGTTGGTCGAAATGCTGATCGTAGGGAAGCTGGTG GAAAAATCTCTTCTCAAAACAGAGAGTATAATGAAAAGGTGGAGACAGGTCATAGTAGAGAGCCAAGAGATGAGAAATCACATACTAAATTGGATGACAGTTTCCAGCGACGGGGTGGTTTTTCTGAGAGGAAAGATGAGCAACCTACTACTACGAGGAGAAGGCCAGCATTTAGGGAGAAGAAGATTCCAGTGGATTCAGGAGAAGTTAATCCAGCAACAAGGATGGTGGTAAAGGCTATCCATACTGACCAGTCTTCAGAAAGGAatgaaaggaaggaagaaaaaagCAGCAACCCTAACCATATGGATAGACCTGAGAAGCAAAATGCAGATGACAGATTACCAAACAGGACTGAAGCTAGGAGGGATGGCTTTTCATCAAGAGTTAGGTATGGGGCCAATGGAGGCAATGGTAATTACAGGGGAAGAGATAGATTCCATGGAAGACAGGGTTATCAACCAGCCAAGACCCGAGCAGAGAAGTGGAAACACGATTTGTATCAAGAGGTTAATAAGGACCCTACGCCAAAGAACGATGATGACCAGATTGCAAAGCTGGAAGCACTCTTGGCTTCATGA
- the LOC112776237 gene encoding uncharacterized protein isoform X4: MSRRDSDSKRHHSKFDSESSPKRYRRDGRQEREREREREKDRVATNGGDHTDRDQRPNLPNRSKEVNKDVADKKSNDHNEPSKHSSDPTQPPRSHSYYQVGRNADRREAGGKISSQNREYNEKVETGHSREPRDEKSHTKLDDSFQRRGGFSERKDEQPTTTRRRPAFREKKIPVDSGEVNPATRMVVKAIHTDQSSERNERKEEKSSNPNHMDRPEKQNADDRLPNRTEARRDGFSSRVRYGANGGNGNYRGRDRFHGRQGYQPAKTRAEKWKHDLYQEVNKDPTPKNDDDQIAKLEALLAS, translated from the exons ATGTCTCGTCGAGACTCTGATTCGAAGCGCCACCATTCTAAGTTCGATTCAGAATCCAG TCCCAAGAGATATAGAAGGGATGGAAgacaagaaagagaaagagagagggagagagagaaggacAGAGTAGCAACAAATGGAGGAGACCATACGGATCGGGACCAAAGACCCAATTTGCCAAATCGTTCTAAGGAAGTTAACAAAGATGTTGCTGACAAGAAATCAAATGATCATAATGAACCATCCAAGCATTCATCTGATCCTACTCAACCTCCAAGATCCCACTCTTATTATCAG GTTGGTCGAAATGCTGATCGTAGGGAAGCTGGTG GAAAAATCTCTTCTCAAAACAGAGAGTATAATGAAAAGGTGGAGACAGGTCATAGTAGAGAGCCAAGAGATGAGAAATCACATACTAAATTGGATGACAGTTTCCAGCGACGGGGTGGTTTTTCTGAGAGGAAAGATGAGCAACCTACTACTACGAGGAGAAGGCCAGCATTTAGGGAGAAGAAGATTCCAGTGGATTCAGGAGAAGTTAATCCAGCAACAAGGATGGTGGTAAAGGCTATCCATACTGACCAGTCTTCAGAAAGGAatgaaaggaaggaagaaaaaagCAGCAACCCTAACCATATGGATAGACCTGAGAAGCAAAATGCAGATGACAGATTACCAAACAGGACTGAAGCTAGGAGGGATGGCTTTTCATCAAGAGTTAGGTATGGGGCCAATGGAGGCAATGGTAATTACAGGGGAAGAGATAGATTCCATGGAAGACAGGGTTATCAACCAGCCAAGACCCGAGCAGAGAAGTGGAAACACGATTTGTATCAAGAGGTTAATAAGGACCCTACGCCAAAGAACGATGATGACCAGATTGCAAAGCTGGAAGCACTCTTGGCTTCATGA